One Periplaneta americana isolate PAMFEO1 chromosome 8, P.americana_PAMFEO1_priV1, whole genome shotgun sequence genomic region harbors:
- the LOC138704824 gene encoding uncharacterized protein isoform X1 — translation MASWTVGEVHLLVTLVQEREALYDVANEDYTNRDIVWALWTDIARQLNKTPTACRDKWTSLRCVYRRIVNQQASAKTKRKIKWPWANMMTFLIPHLKTIQPRFGPDIEIDDTESVITINDQKAYGTHEDQYINVSNYSEDFELEGVVNSEDGVAEYLYDDTSDTDIIESESVNNHSAKRVKLEDSSSHSRHVNSVKSSQSNCRTQQIEDFLKFIQTPGYSTSKPANPPIVQQYDQLAGADADEMFFRSIVPDVKLLNQRDKGTFKLKVQQLLYDMLYPSKDNNHDENGVIAQE, via the exons ATGGCATCTTGGACAGTAGGTGAAGTTCATCTTTTGGTGACTCTTGTTCAAGAAAGAGAAGCTTTGTATGATGTAGCAAACGAAGACTATACCAATAGGGACATCGTGTGGGCTTTGTGGACAGACATCGCGAGACAGCTCAATAAAACAC CAACTGCCTGCAGGGACAAATGGACCAGTCTTAGATGTGTTTATAGACGAATAGTGAATCAGCAAGCAAGTGCAAAGACGAAAAGAAAAATCAAGTGGCCGTGGGCGAATATGATGACTTTCTTGATTCCACATTTGAAAAC AATACAGCCACGATTTGGACCTGACATAGAAATTGATGATACTGAGAGTGTCATCACAATCAATGACCAGAAAGCATATGGAACACATGAAGACCAGTATATAAATGTGAGCAATTACTCAGAAGACTTTGAATTAGAAGGTGTAGTGAATTCAGAGGATGGAGTGGCAGAGTACCTTTATGATGACACTAGTGATACAGACATTATAGAGAGTGAAAGTGTAAACAATCACAGTGCAAAGCGTGTGAAACTGGAAGACTCCTCCTCACATTCGAGGCATGTGAACAGTGTCAAGTCGAGCCAATCGAATTGCAGAACTCAACAAATAGAAGACTTTCTGAAGTTTATACAAACACCAGGTTATTCAACTTCAAAGCCAGCCAATCCTCCAATAGTACAACAGTATGATCAATTGGCTGGTGCAGATGCAGATGAGATGTTCTTCAGGAGTATAGTTCCAGATGTAAAGTTATTGAACCAAAGAGATAAGGGAACTTTCAAACTCAAAGTACAGCAGTTATTGTATGATATGTTGTACCCATCTAAAGACAATAATCATGATGAAAATGGTGTAATTGCTCAAGAATAA
- the LOC138704824 gene encoding uncharacterized protein isoform X2 → MSSCTFYLQLVRLGECANVATACRDKWTSLRCVYRRIVNQQASAKTKRKIKWPWANMMTFLIPHLKTIQPRFGPDIEIDDTESVITINDQKAYGTHEDQYINVSNYSEDFELEGVVNSEDGVAEYLYDDTSDTDIIESESVNNHSAKRVKLEDSSSHSRHVNSVKSSQSNCRTQQIEDFLKFIQTPGYSTSKPANPPIVQQYDQLAGADADEMFFRSIVPDVKLLNQRDKGTFKLKVQQLLYDMLYPSKDNNHDENGVIAQE, encoded by the exons ATGTCAAGTTGTACATTTTACTTACAACTAGTGAGGTTAGGTGAATGCGCGAATGTTG CAACTGCCTGCAGGGACAAATGGACCAGTCTTAGATGTGTTTATAGACGAATAGTGAATCAGCAAGCAAGTGCAAAGACGAAAAGAAAAATCAAGTGGCCGTGGGCGAATATGATGACTTTCTTGATTCCACATTTGAAAAC AATACAGCCACGATTTGGACCTGACATAGAAATTGATGATACTGAGAGTGTCATCACAATCAATGACCAGAAAGCATATGGAACACATGAAGACCAGTATATAAATGTGAGCAATTACTCAGAAGACTTTGAATTAGAAGGTGTAGTGAATTCAGAGGATGGAGTGGCAGAGTACCTTTATGATGACACTAGTGATACAGACATTATAGAGAGTGAAAGTGTAAACAATCACAGTGCAAAGCGTGTGAAACTGGAAGACTCCTCCTCACATTCGAGGCATGTGAACAGTGTCAAGTCGAGCCAATCGAATTGCAGAACTCAACAAATAGAAGACTTTCTGAAGTTTATACAAACACCAGGTTATTCAACTTCAAAGCCAGCCAATCCTCCAATAGTACAACAGTATGATCAATTGGCTGGTGCAGATGCAGATGAGATGTTCTTCAGGAGTATAGTTCCAGATGTAAAGTTATTGAACCAAAGAGATAAGGGAACTTTCAAACTCAAAGTACAGCAGTTATTGTATGATATGTTGTACCCATCTAAAGACAATAATCATGATGAAAATGGTGTAATTGCTCAAGAATAA